The sequence below is a genomic window from Monodelphis domestica isolate mMonDom1 chromosome 2, mMonDom1.pri, whole genome shotgun sequence.
TTAAAACATTTAGaattttattgagaaaataaacaataattttGTTACCAAAACTCATCCTGCCCATTCCTGATTCTGCACATTTTCTTATACCCTACACATAATGCCTTCTTCCTAGGTcccaatattttttacttttgaaatgGTAGCTATACTGTAAGACCTCTGTCATGAAGTATAAAGTTTCCTCTGGTCAGAAGTAAATTCTCTAAGTCaatgggcatttattaaataatttccaTGTGCCCAGAACTCTTTTTAAAGGCTAAATTTTCCATTCCAAAAGAGAAGATAATATGTCTCTGGGattacacacacagacacatacacacaaacacacatgcacacccaCATGTATGtgtagagatatatagatatatagatcaaTATAGATATTAGTGGTTATATCATTAATCACTTTGGGGCCCATGTTGTAAATGTATTGGAGTGGAAAGAGACAAAGCATGGAGACCAGTAAGGAGGCTATTAAAATTCTGTCCACAAGAGGGTTTGAGGGCATGTATGAGTAgagagaaaatgttaaatatgcGAAAGCTGAGATAGAAAAAAAGCAACATTTTGCAACTGTGCATATATGAAATGGTGTTTAAGGTGAGACTGTGAACCATGGTGAATGGAAGGATGATTTTGCTCTTAACAAAAATATAGAAGTTGAGAAGGGTATCAGGAGTTGGGGGAAGAAGATaagttctttttcattcatttcataaatatatatatatatatatatttataattagaaATGCCTGTGGTGCAtccaatttaaaataactaataaGAAATTAGTGATATAAGATGATCTTGACATAACCATTAGGAGTGGATAAACAGAAGTAAGAAACATAGGgtaaaatatgaaatttaaagCTATAAGACCAACAAGTAAtagtatataaaataagaaaatataagaataccAAGTCAGAATTTGGTGGCATGTCCTCTCATAATTTTCCTAACtctttttcatatactatatagTTATCTCATCCTAGGTGATGTATATTTTAACCCAGGTAAAGTGAATTCATTACCTGGCATAATTACTCATCATACTCTTTCttgcagaagaaaaaattatagaacaCTAAGCACTAGTGGGAATGGGGGGGAAGTTAGTTTCAATTTGATAGCTTATTTTCCTAGCAAGAAGGATAGTTGGGAATACTAATAGTATTATGatcaaaaaagagaataaaatcagATAGACTGTGTAGAGTTCAAACCTGTTCCCTTGGCCTCATATGCATGAGTTTCTAACCTTGGGTTGTACATTTTGTCATAGTGGGTCAGGACTTCTAAAAAACTAAAGAATTTTAAGCCCTATCAGTTTTGAgacagagaaaaatgaatatgCTTCTATGACAATTAAATAAAGATTTGCCTTAAGACTGGAAGGAGGCTGGATAAACATTTAAAGTGACCTTTGGAGacctgttttaaaatataaactctgaaGACTGATATGGGAACACTAGCAAAATCACTTAGATAGTCTGAACACCAATAATCTAGCTAACAATTGAGAGTAAGAACACAAATTATCTACTTCAAAGAGTAGTTGTCAGACATATATACAGCATAAAACAATTAATGTAGTAAGAGatgattttgttattctttttccagttgagaaTTAGATTATTAGTTTCATGTatgttttgaggtttacaagaaagcttatataatttcattcaatgccttcttttttacAAATTAGTAAACTGAAATTGAGAGATAGTGAATTTCTCTAGATTACAAAGTTTTAAAGCAAGAACCCgaattcagatctcctgaaacctaGATCATCATATGGTCTTCTCATTATTTGGGacctgttttctttctctgtagatAATAAACAGAATCTCTCAGAACATGAGTAACCTCACCAGCATGACAGAATTTCTCCTCATGGGCTTTTCCAATACCTGGGAGCTACAGGTCGTACATGCCACGTTCTTCTTGATGATCTACCTGATGGCTCTCATAGGGAATCTGATTATCTTCACCATCATCTCTCTAGATGTCCACCTCCACACCCCAATGTACTTCTTTCTGAAGAACTTGTCCTTTTTAGATCTCTGCCTCATTTCTGTTACTGTGCCTAAATCCATTGCAAACTCCTTGAGCCACAATTCCTCCATCTCTTACTTGGGATGTGTATTACAGCTCTTCTTAGTGATTTTATTTGCAGGATCAGAGATTTCAATCCTCACAGTGATGTCTTATGACCGGTATGTGGCTATCTGCCAGCCCCTGCACTATGAAACCATCATGATCAAAGGATCTTGTGTGAAAATGGCAGTGGCTTCCTGGTTCAGTGGAGGAGTGGTTGGGACCATGTACTCAGCTAGTACATTCTCTTTGCCCTTCTGTGGCTCTAGGGAGATCCATCAGTTCTTCTGTGATGTCCCTTCTTTGCTCAGGATTTCCTGCTCTGAAAAACATATTGTAGTTTATGTGAGTGTAGCTATTGGGCTGGGCTTAGGGATTTTCTGCTGTATTTATATCATTACCTCCTATGTCCACATCTTCTCAACTGTGCTGAAGATTCCAACAACACAAGGTCGATCTAAAGCTTTCTCTACTTGCCTACCTCATCTCATTGTTTTCATAGTTTTTATCATAACTGGGGCCATGGCTTATTTAAAACCACCTTTTGACTCTAACACAGTTCTGGATCTATTGTTGTCTATGTTCTATACAGTGGTGCCTCCAACTTTGAACCCTGTTATTTATAGCCTGAGGAACAAGGATATGAAGACTTCTATCAATAAACTTATAGCCTGGAAACACTCATCAGAGGGATTAAtgaaattttttccatgattgTATCCCTGCTTTTTAACAACTCTTTTCTGCTTTTTgtgtttagtaaaaaaaaatgtcatttatatGCCCAAGTCTGGAATATCACATTTAAATGGAGACTTCAAAGGCCAAGAATATACTAATAATCATGATTTTCCAAAGTACATACTCTAAATAAATGagcaaaattataataatacttCATATTTCCATAATGCTTtacatattttcaattatttaacaCAGAacctggcatacagtaagcaTTAAAAATGTTTGCTAACCATAATTTTCACATTGCTAAGTTTGATCTCAACAATGCCCCTAAATGGTAGTTATGAAAGctattataaatatcattttactGTTAAAGAATGtaaatttcagagaaataaaGGGATTTGGTCAAGCTCTCCTGCAAGTTGAGGAGTTGGAGCTCATAACCATATTCTTTTTCtaagtttaatttcttttatcttaGACCATGtaggaaattttaaataaacactCAATGTAAAATATTATGTTAACATGTCAGTTTCTATATattgttacattttattttctttatacatCTAAAACATAATCATAGAAAAGTAGTATTGAAGCCATCTCATGAAATTTGTATCTTATATTTCATctaaaataatcataacaatacCTCATTCTACCTGCACCAAAGTCCTACCATAATGAAACATGATAAAGACAGAATACATCAaaggtatgtatatatgtacatagataggTATACATATGAATACACACAAATATCCATCAAATATCCATATTGACACTATCTACCAAGATGTTGATCTATTTACTATAAAATCTGAAATGTAGCTCATTTGGGCTTGTTGTATTAGGGGACAAGGGAAGTAGATAACAAACAAATAACTGAGAAGTGTGTACACTAATCATATGGTTCTTTGATGTAAAAGTCCCATTTTGTAAGTAAAAATAATGTTAGTCTGGTTCATTGCATAATATAATTTCTGAAAGCTCAATACACATGTGAAAAATGTTACCTCTGCCTATCAAGTTGATTAGTGCATATCTTCCCTCTTTAGAAAATTTGGACAacaaatttctttctctagcctTGTAATATGTCTCCTATTCTCTTTAATCTTTCTCATACATTCCTTCCAGTTAGAGACTCAAAATTTTTTATCAATTgctgtataagtatatataaatcaAATCTAAAATATCTATAGTATCAAACTGCCTTGCATAAAGAAAATTCTTTGTAAGTGCTAATTAAATCAATCTTAGTAGAAGCATGATAGCCCCAAATGAGATAAACTAATTTACTATTTAAAGAGCTTTGACTTTATCTAAACATTCTAGAAAGCAACTTGGAGCTATgcaagaaaaattacaaaattattcTTGCCCTTTGATATAGTGATTCACTAATGACACTAAGAAAAGACCTCTGTATATAAAATTAATAGCATTGGGCGATAGAACCACCAAAAGCCACTGATTCAAGGTCCCACAAATTTGTGTTCCTAAAACTTTAGATGTCCTTTGAACATGGCTCCATTTAGTAACTTTAAAAAGTAAGATTGGctttta
It includes:
- the LOC100022736 gene encoding olfactory receptor 14A2-like — encoded protein: MSNLTSMTEFLLMGFSNTWELQVVHATFFLMIYLMALIGNLIIFTIISLDVHLHTPMYFFLKNLSFLDLCLISVTVPKSIANSLSHNSSISYLGCVLQLFLVILFAGSEISILTVMSYDRYVAICQPLHYETIMIKGSCVKMAVASWFSGGVVGTMYSASTFSLPFCGSREIHQFFCDVPSLLRISCSEKHIVVYVSVAIGLGLGIFCCIYIITSYVHIFSTVLKIPTTQGRSKAFSTCLPHLIVFIVFIITGAMAYLKPPFDSNTVLDLLLSMFYTVVPPTLNPVIYSLRNKDMKTSINKLIAWKHSSEGLMKFFP